From one Bos javanicus breed banteng chromosome 15, ARS-OSU_banteng_1.0, whole genome shotgun sequence genomic stretch:
- the LOC133261197 gene encoding olfactory receptor 10A6, with the protein MKRQNQSSVVEFILLGFSNFPELQGQLFGIFLIIYLLTLIGNVVIIVVICLEQSLHVPMYLFLQNLSVVDVSISAVIMPEMLVVLSNEKTSISFVSCFAQMYFILFFGGTECFLLGAMAYDRFAAICSPLSYPMIMNKRVFMKLVTGSWTLGFMLGTVQTTWVSSFPFCGPSEINHISCETPAVLELACADTFLFEIYAFTGTILIIMVPFMLIILSYIRILFAILKMPSTTGRQKAFSTCASHLTSVTLFYGTASMTYLQPKSGYSPETKKLMSLSYSLLTPLLNPLIYSLRNSELKRALIKLWRRKVDLHTF; encoded by the coding sequence atgaaaaggcaaaatcaaaGCTCTGTGGTTGAGTTTATCCTCTTGGGCTTTTCTAACTTTCCTGAACTCCAAGGGCAGCTCTTTGGGATTTTCTTGATTATTTATCTGCTGACACTGATAGGAAATGTCGTCATTATAGTTGTCATCTGCCTGGAACAGAGCCTGCATGTTCCCATGTACCTGTTCCTCCAAAACCTGTCTGTGGTGGATGTTAGTATCAGTGCAGTCATTATGCCCGAAATGCTGGTGGTTCTCTCCAATGAAAAAACGTCAATTTCGTTTGTGAGCTGCTTTGCAcagatgtattttattcttttttttggtgggactGAATGTTTTCTCCTAGGGGCAATGGCTTATGACCGATTTGCTGCAATCTGCTCTCCTCTGAGCTACCCAATGATTATGAACAAACGAGTTTTTATGAAATTAGTTACAGGCTCATGGACTTTGGGTTTCATGTTAGGTACTGTGCAAACAACATGGGTTTCTAGTTTTCCCTTTTGTGGCCCCAGTGAAATCAATCACATCTCTTGTGAAACTCCAGCAGTGCTAGAGCTGGCATGTGCAGACACATTTTTGTTTGAGATCTATGCCTTCACTGGCACCATTTTGATTATCATGGTTCCTTTCATGTTGATAATTCTGTCTTACATTCGAATTCTCTTTGCCATTCTGAAGATGCCATCAACCACTGGGAGGCAAAAGGCCTTTTCCACCTGTGCCTCCCATCTCACATCTGTTACCCTCTTCTATGGCACAGCCAGTATGACTTACTTACAACCTAAATCTGGCTACTCCCCAGAAACCAAGAAGTTGATGTCCTTGTCTTACTCACTTTTAACACCTCTGCTGAATCCACTGATATATAGCTTGCGCAACAGTGAGCTGAAAAGAGCTTTGATAAAATTATGGCGAAGAAAAGTGGATTTACATACATTCTGA